A genomic window from Ruminiclostridium cellulolyticum H10 includes:
- a CDS encoding DUF362 domain-containing protein, with protein MNMKSMIGIVLSIVMMSSLVACSNAKDSVNEVVEVTSSSTPSSTPSSTPSSTHSQRETPIVYMTTDISSKGLVEVYNALDWTPKGNVAVKLSTGEPPSSYYLDPKLIKELVQSVKGTIVECNTAYGGSRISTAMHMQVAKDHGFTEIAKVDIQDADGSMSLPVVGGTHLKENLVGSHFSNYNSYLVLSHFKGHEMAGFGGAIKNISIGIGSSEGKCLIHTAGKSNTGIYGGEQDDFLEAMGDAGKAVSDSLGNGKNIVYINVMNNISIDCDCNGSPAEPEIDDIGILASTDPVALDQACIDLVYAAKGSESLIGRIKDLNGLHTLEHAEKIGLGCRTYKLVNIND; from the coding sequence ATGAATATGAAAAGTATGATAGGTATTGTTTTAAGCATTGTGATGATGTCTTCTCTCGTAGCATGCAGTAATGCTAAGGACAGTGTTAATGAAGTTGTTGAGGTAACCTCATCATCAACCCCATCGTCAACCCCATCGTCAACCCCATCATCTACCCATTCACAAAGAGAAACTCCAATCGTGTATATGACCACTGATATCAGCTCCAAGGGTTTGGTAGAGGTTTATAATGCACTGGACTGGACACCGAAAGGTAATGTTGCAGTGAAGCTCAGCACAGGTGAGCCGCCGTCGAGTTACTATCTGGATCCAAAATTGATTAAAGAACTGGTGCAGTCAGTCAAGGGTACAATTGTGGAATGTAATACAGCGTATGGAGGATCCCGCATCAGTACGGCCATGCATATGCAGGTTGCGAAGGATCATGGCTTTACGGAGATTGCAAAGGTGGATATTCAGGATGCCGACGGTTCAATGAGTCTGCCGGTAGTAGGGGGAACCCATTTGAAAGAAAATCTTGTAGGATCACACTTTTCCAATTATAATTCTTATCTTGTATTATCTCATTTTAAAGGACATGAAATGGCAGGTTTTGGAGGGGCTATTAAGAATATTTCCATAGGTATTGGTTCGAGTGAAGGAAAATGTCTGATCCATACAGCTGGAAAAAGTAATACTGGCATATATGGCGGAGAACAGGATGACTTTCTGGAAGCTATGGGTGATGCGGGTAAGGCAGTTTCTGACAGCCTGGGAAACGGAAAGAATATTGTTTACATCAATGTGATGAATAATATTAGTATAGATTGTGACTGTAACGGCTCTCCGGCAGAACCGGAGATTGATGATATTGGAATACTTGCATCCACTGATCCGGTAGCGTTAGACCAGGCATGTATCGATCTTGTATATGCTGCAAAAGGTAGTGAATCCCTCATAGGAAGAATTAAAGATTTGAATGGATTACATACGTTGGAGCACGCAGAGAAAATTGGTCTTGGTTGTCGCACATATAAATTGGTGAATATTAATGATTGA